The Candidatus Rokuibacteriota bacterium genome contains a region encoding:
- a CDS encoding phosphate ABC transporter ATP-binding protein: protein MAGTVELAANLNPRAQAASTLESPMVEIDRLSLYYGTKLALKDVSMSIPKHRVTAYIGPSGCGKTTLLRCINRMNDLVDGVRIVGTVRVGGTDIYDRSVDVTELRKRVGMVFQKSNPFPKSIFDNAAYGPRILGVKSRSDLEGIVERSLRAAALWDEVQDRLGESALGLSGGQQQRLCIARAIAVEPDVLLMDEPCSALDPIATARIEELMLELKNSYTIVIVTHNMQQAARVSDYTGFMLLGELIEWGVTRELLTNPRDKHTEDYITGRFG, encoded by the coding sequence ATGGCCGGCACTGTGGAGCTCGCGGCGAACCTGAACCCCCGGGCGCAGGCCGCGTCGACCCTGGAGAGCCCCATGGTCGAGATCGACCGGCTCTCGCTCTACTACGGGACCAAGCTCGCCCTCAAGGACGTCTCCATGTCCATTCCCAAGCACCGGGTCACCGCCTACATCGGGCCCTCCGGCTGCGGGAAGACCACGCTGCTTCGCTGCATCAACCGGATGAACGACCTCGTGGACGGCGTGCGCATCGTCGGGACCGTCCGGGTCGGGGGGACCGACATCTACGACCGGAGCGTGGACGTGACCGAGCTGCGGAAGCGGGTGGGGATGGTCTTCCAGAAGTCCAACCCCTTCCCCAAGTCCATCTTCGACAACGCGGCCTACGGCCCGCGGATCCTGGGCGTGAAGAGCCGGAGCGATCTCGAGGGCATCGTCGAGCGGAGCCTGCGCGCGGCCGCCCTCTGGGACGAGGTCCAGGACCGGCTTGGGGAGAGCGCGCTCGGCCTCTCCGGCGGCCAGCAGCAGCGGCTGTGCATCGCCCGCGCCATCGCCGTGGAGCCCGACGTCCTTCTCATGGACGAGCCGTGCTCCGCCCTGGACCCCATCGCCACGGCGCGCATCGAGGAGCTGATGCTCGAGCTCAAGAACAGCTACACGATCGTGATCGTGACCCACAACATGCAGCAGGCGGCCCGCGTGTCCGACTACACCGGCTTCATGCTGCTGGGCGAGCTGATCGAGTGGGGGGTCACGCGGGAGCTCTTAACCAACCCGCGCGACAAGCACACCGAGGACTACATCACCGGCCGGTTCGGATAG
- the pstA gene encoding phosphate ABC transporter permease PstA translates to MRADLGKTWRSGEPFIWLTGGALAFALLLVAGLVGLILGNGLGFFWPSGVIRLTLADGKIMTGQVAGREAIPGRPGQSRIKLKVANRDLYGADFNWVDEAAIVRREFPPDVAVIERTEWGLLVGTIREVREGDAVVATEPEGSWREVQTRLPEAARVRAEVRRIETRDIGAINVAQERTRLRLKTLDRKGITSGPDVEALQQEMAALQLRYTEQARRLGELRERQGASVVVAADQGQEKALPLAQVFDVYFPNRMSGSAKLRHYGARVWEFVSDEPRESNTEGGVFPAIFGTVMMVMIMSVLVTPLGVLAAFYLREYAKQGPFVSAVRIAVNNLAGVPSIVFGIFGVGFFIYIVGGSLDRLFYPDALPTPTYGTGGILWASLTLALLTVPVVIVATEEGLAAVPRGVREASLALSATKLETTLRVVLPAVMPSILTGLILAMARAAGEVAPLMITGVVKLAPALPIDDLWPFLHLDRKFMHLGFHIYDVGFQSPNVDAARPMVFATTLLLLGLVVLLNLFAINMRNRLRRTYATVAV, encoded by the coding sequence GTGAGAGCGGACCTCGGCAAGACATGGCGGAGCGGCGAGCCGTTCATCTGGCTCACAGGGGGGGCGCTCGCCTTCGCCCTCCTCCTGGTCGCCGGCCTCGTCGGTCTCATCCTCGGGAACGGGCTCGGCTTCTTCTGGCCCAGCGGCGTGATCCGCCTCACGCTCGCCGACGGTAAGATCATGACGGGCCAGGTGGCGGGCCGCGAGGCCATCCCGGGCCGGCCCGGCCAGTCCCGGATCAAGCTCAAGGTGGCCAACCGGGATCTCTACGGGGCGGACTTCAACTGGGTGGACGAGGCGGCGATCGTCCGGCGGGAGTTCCCCCCGGATGTCGCCGTGATCGAGCGGACGGAATGGGGGCTGCTGGTCGGCACCATCAGGGAGGTCCGGGAGGGCGACGCCGTCGTGGCGACAGAGCCCGAAGGGAGCTGGCGGGAGGTGCAGACGCGGCTGCCGGAGGCGGCGCGGGTGCGCGCCGAGGTCCGCCGCATCGAGACCCGCGACATCGGCGCCATCAACGTCGCCCAGGAGAGGACCCGCCTCCGACTGAAGACCCTCGACCGGAAGGGGATCACGAGCGGGCCCGACGTGGAGGCCCTGCAGCAGGAGATGGCGGCGCTCCAGCTCCGCTACACGGAGCAGGCGAGGCGCCTCGGCGAGCTCCGCGAGCGGCAGGGGGCGAGCGTCGTGGTGGCGGCCGACCAGGGCCAGGAGAAGGCCTTGCCGCTGGCGCAGGTGTTCGACGTCTACTTCCCGAACCGCATGAGCGGGTCCGCCAAGCTCCGGCACTACGGGGCCAGGGTCTGGGAATTCGTCTCCGACGAGCCGCGCGAGTCCAATACCGAGGGCGGCGTGTTCCCGGCCATCTTCGGGACGGTCATGATGGTGATGATCATGAGCGTGCTCGTCACGCCGCTCGGTGTGCTCGCCGCCTTCTACCTGCGCGAGTACGCCAAGCAGGGGCCCTTCGTGAGCGCCGTGCGCATCGCGGTGAACAACCTGGCCGGGGTGCCCTCCATCGTCTTCGGGATCTTCGGCGTGGGCTTCTTCATCTACATCGTGGGGGGCTCCCTCGACCGGCTCTTCTATCCCGATGCCCTGCCCACGCCGACCTACGGCACCGGCGGCATTCTCTGGGCGTCGCTGACCCTGGCGCTGCTCACGGTGCCGGTCGTGATCGTCGCCACCGAGGAGGGGCTCGCCGCCGTCCCGCGGGGGGTGCGGGAGGCCTCCCTCGCGCTGTCGGCGACCAAGCTCGAGACGACGCTGCGGGTGGTGCTGCCCGCGGTGATGCCCTCCATCCTGACCGGGCTCATCCTGGCCATGGCACGAGCGGCGGGGGAGGTGGCGCCGCTGATGATCACCGGGGTGGTGAAGCTGGCGCCCGCGCTCCCCATCGACGACCTCTGGCCATTCCTGCACCTGGACCGGAAGTTCATGCACCTGGGCTTCCACATCTACGACGTGGGCTTCCAGTCGCCCAACGTGGATGCGGCGCGCCCGATGGTGTTCGCCACGACGCTCCTGCTCCTCGGCCTCGTGGTGCTGCTCAATCTCTTCGCCATCAACATGCGCAACCGCCTCCGCCGCACGTACGCGACCGTGGCGGTGTAG
- a CDS encoding ABC transporter permease subunit, with the protein MASHAEAVGTGGPASPARPLVVSRARTSRRIALDRWASRLVVSGGIIIIASILAILLVIVGEVYPLFKAPTASLLGTYRAMEGASLVPAPGEGAGVDEYREIAYAVTSAGTLQLVSLKGKGALPPVPVPGLGGSAVTTVAAAGNGRHLIGSADGRAIPLEMKLDVAFKDGLRTVTPQPIFGEPVALDPERNRPVRRLAFAETGTGTLTVAQVGPTELVLHSVVEKKALIGGSRREESLTTLAVSVDGETTALRLDGRGEDLFIGTSRGWVLRYDMRDRESPTVREAIPVGEAQDTPVTALAFLIGHRTLVVGDAKGRVSTWQVVPPAQGGERRLTRIHEFTPHRGPVVAISASKRDKGFVTADASGQLHINYGTSGKTLLSPRAPAGDLRTVVFSPKTDGILGVDGTGRWSHWEVDNPHPEITLKTVFGKVWYEGYSAPEHVWQSTGGTDDFEAKFSLTPLIFGTLKGTIYALLFAVPLALLAATYVSEFMHPTVKGYVKPVVEIMAALPSVVLGFLAGLWLAPMIERIVPGLFLLPLVLPVCILAAFVAWGGLPAAVRGRFKTGTEVFLLLPVVVVGAWAAFALGGAIEATLLGGNYRGWLLSALGLTYDQRNSLVVGVAMGFAVVPIIFTIAEDSLANVPQHLRAGSLALGATRWQTALRIVLPTASPGIFSAIMIGFGRAVGETMIVLMATGNTPVMDWSIFNGFRALSANIAVELPEAPEGGTLFRVLFLAAFLLFCLTFAINTVAELVRLRLRERYRYL; encoded by the coding sequence GTGGCGAGCCATGCCGAAGCGGTGGGGACAGGCGGGCCGGCATCGCCGGCTCGCCCGCTGGTCGTCTCGCGGGCCCGCACGAGCCGGCGCATCGCGCTCGACCGCTGGGCCTCGCGCCTCGTCGTCTCCGGCGGCATCATCATCATCGCCTCCATTCTCGCCATCCTCCTCGTCATCGTCGGGGAGGTGTACCCGCTCTTCAAGGCGCCGACCGCCTCGCTCCTCGGCACGTACCGGGCCATGGAGGGGGCGTCGTTGGTACCCGCTCCGGGTGAGGGGGCGGGGGTGGACGAGTATCGCGAGATCGCCTATGCCGTGACCTCCGCGGGCACGCTCCAGCTCGTCTCCCTGAAGGGCAAGGGGGCTCTGCCTCCGGTGCCCGTCCCGGGACTCGGCGGCTCGGCCGTCACGACCGTGGCTGCGGCCGGGAACGGGCGGCACCTCATCGGCTCAGCCGACGGCCGGGCCATCCCGCTCGAGATGAAGTTGGACGTCGCCTTCAAGGACGGGCTGCGAACGGTGACGCCGCAGCCGATCTTCGGCGAGCCCGTGGCGCTCGATCCGGAGCGCAACCGGCCAGTGCGCCGGCTGGCCTTCGCGGAGACGGGGACGGGAACGTTGACGGTGGCCCAGGTGGGCCCCACGGAGCTGGTGCTGCATTCGGTCGTGGAGAAGAAGGCGCTGATCGGCGGAAGCCGGCGCGAGGAATCCCTCACGACGCTTGCCGTCTCCGTGGACGGGGAGACCACGGCCTTGAGGCTCGACGGCCGGGGCGAGGACCTGTTCATCGGCACCTCCCGCGGCTGGGTCCTCCGCTACGACATGCGCGACCGGGAGAGCCCGACGGTCAGAGAGGCCATCCCCGTGGGCGAGGCTCAGGACACGCCGGTCACCGCGCTCGCGTTCCTGATCGGCCACCGCACGCTCGTGGTCGGCGATGCGAAAGGACGGGTGTCCACCTGGCAGGTGGTCCCGCCTGCGCAGGGGGGCGAGCGGAGGCTCACGCGCATCCACGAGTTCACCCCGCACCGAGGTCCCGTCGTGGCCATCAGCGCCTCGAAACGGGACAAGGGGTTCGTCACGGCGGACGCCTCCGGTCAGCTTCACATCAACTACGGAACCTCCGGCAAGACCCTGCTCTCCCCGCGCGCGCCGGCCGGCGACCTCCGGACCGTGGTCTTCTCCCCCAAGACCGACGGCATCCTGGGGGTGGACGGCACGGGCCGGTGGTCGCACTGGGAGGTGGACAACCCCCACCCGGAGATCACGCTCAAGACGGTGTTCGGGAAAGTCTGGTACGAGGGCTACTCGGCGCCGGAGCACGTCTGGCAGTCCACGGGCGGTACCGACGACTTCGAGGCGAAGTTCAGCCTGACACCGCTGATCTTCGGGACGCTGAAGGGCACCATCTACGCGCTGCTCTTCGCGGTCCCGCTGGCGCTGCTCGCCGCGACCTACGTGAGCGAGTTCATGCACCCGACCGTCAAGGGGTACGTCAAGCCGGTCGTCGAGATCATGGCGGCCCTGCCGAGCGTCGTCCTCGGCTTCCTCGCCGGACTCTGGCTGGCCCCGATGATCGAGCGCATCGTGCCGGGCCTGTTCCTGCTGCCGCTCGTCCTGCCCGTGTGCATCCTCGCCGCCTTCGTGGCCTGGGGCGGCCTGCCCGCGGCGGTGCGCGGCCGCTTCAAGACGGGGACGGAGGTGTTCCTCCTCCTGCCCGTGGTGGTGGTCGGGGCGTGGGCGGCATTCGCGCTCGGGGGCGCCATCGAGGCGACCCTGCTCGGCGGCAACTACCGCGGGTGGCTGCTCTCCGCGCTCGGGCTCACCTACGATCAGCGCAACTCGCTCGTCGTCGGCGTGGCCATGGGCTTCGCCGTGGTCCCGATCATCTTCACCATCGCCGAGGACTCGCTGGCCAATGTGCCCCAGCATCTGCGGGCGGGCTCGCTCGCGCTGGGCGCCACGCGCTGGCAGACCGCGCTGCGCATCGTCCTGCCCACGGCCAGCCCGGGGATCTTCTCGGCGATCATGATCGGGTTCGGGCGCGCGGTGGGCGAGACCATGATCGTGCTCATGGCCACCGGCAACACCCCGGTGATGGACTGGAGCATCTTCAACGGGTTCCGGGCGCTGTCGGCCAACATCGCGGTGGAGCTGCCCGAGGCGCCGGAGGGCGGGACGCTCTTCCGGGTCCTCTTTCTCGCCGCCTTCCTCCTCTTCTGTCTCACCTTCGCCATCAACACCGTCGCCGAGCTGGTCCGCTTGAGGCTCCGGGAGAGGTACCGCTACCTGTGA
- the pstS gene encoding phosphate ABC transporter substrate-binding protein PstS family protein gives MRKRAIFTAAVAAVTLAAGYAGASGPPKLDPALPAYKAVSGVSGNLSSIGSDTLNNLMTLWAESFKKFYPSARIQIEGKGSSTAPPALISGTAQLGPMSREMKGTEVDGFEKKYGYKPTPIRTSVDALGVFVNKDNPIKCMTIPQLDAVFSKSRRHGHKEDIRTWGQLGLTGEWASKPISLYGRNSASGTYGFFKEHTLENGDYKDQVKEQPGSASVVQGVTVDRFAMGYSGIGYATAGVRAVPLAAKEGARCYDADPDNAYAGTYPLSRFLFVYVNKAPGKALEPVTREFVKLILSREGQAVVIKDGYFPIPAGIAREELNKVQ, from the coding sequence ATGAGAAAGCGCGCAATCTTCACGGCAGCCGTGGCGGCCGTCACCCTCGCGGCAGGGTATGCGGGGGCCAGCGGCCCGCCCAAGCTCGACCCCGCGCTGCCGGCCTACAAGGCGGTGAGCGGGGTCAGCGGCAACCTCTCCAGCATCGGCTCGGACACGCTCAACAACCTGATGACGCTGTGGGCCGAGAGCTTCAAGAAGTTCTACCCCAGCGCCAGGATCCAGATCGAGGGGAAGGGGTCATCCACGGCCCCGCCCGCGCTCATCTCGGGCACGGCCCAGCTCGGCCCCATGTCGCGCGAGATGAAGGGCACCGAGGTGGACGGCTTCGAGAAGAAGTACGGCTACAAGCCGACGCCGATTCGCACGTCGGTGGACGCTCTCGGCGTCTTCGTGAACAAGGACAACCCCATCAAGTGCATGACGATCCCCCAGCTGGACGCGGTGTTCTCCAAGTCGCGCCGGCACGGCCACAAGGAAGACATCAGGACCTGGGGTCAGCTCGGCCTCACGGGCGAGTGGGCGTCGAAGCCGATCAGCCTCTACGGCCGCAACTCGGCCTCCGGGACCTACGGCTTCTTCAAGGAACACACCCTCGAGAACGGCGACTACAAGGACCAGGTGAAGGAGCAGCCCGGCTCGGCCTCGGTGGTCCAGGGCGTGACCGTGGACCGCTTCGCCATGGGCTACAGCGGGATCGGGTACGCCACCGCCGGGGTCCGCGCCGTCCCGCTGGCGGCCAAGGAAGGCGCCAGGTGCTACGACGCGGACCCGGATAACGCCTACGCCGGCACCTACCCGCTGTCGCGATTCCTCTTCGTCTACGTCAACAAGGCGCCGGGCAAGGCGCTGGAGCCGGTGACGCGGGAGTTCGTCAAGCTCATCCTGTCACGGGAGGGCCAGGCGGTCGTCATCAAGGACGGTTACTTCCCGATCCCGGCCGGGATCGCCAGGGAAGAGCTGAACAAGGTCCAGTAG
- a CDS encoding HAMP domain-containing protein produces MVRWLVRLVRGRIAVKLTLTLVGFVAVTVFAADLYLSRALQAFAVESLETRLELAARLLHDEARAVAAGRAAPAMRAFALRAARPTAARVTLVAPDGTVLADSEVEPGDLARLENHGSRPEVREALRGRPGRDLRTSATLGAPLLYVAIPVGEPGRVSAVLRLALPLPEVTASFAALYRIMAAGALVTLAVAAGIGLFVAGRVTRPLIEMQSIARRMAEGDSALRAPARSPDEIGALGRALNRMMAGLTERLEALEAERAKVTAILEGMVEGVMAVDGQGCILWMNERARVLAGVGAGPVEGRPLLEAVRNADLHEIAREARAAAEGVGLHRELRLSRLPARSLQVTAVPLRLGAGAPAVVMVFHDVTELRRLEQVRTEFIANVSHEMRTPLTAIHGYLETLLDGGLDDTEHAREFLKIAHRHTERLGRLLADLTDLSNIELGRVSLHLAPVALGDVVESVFGIIGPKARAGRVPLGVRLPADLPLVRADRDRLAQVLLNLVDNAVKYSAADGRVTVEAAATVEGMVAVTVSDTGIGIPPADLPRITERFYRVDRARSRELGGTGLGLAIVKHLVQAHGGELRIDSRPGEGTVVVFTLPTSPEGASIPQDDIGQEIDAAEGGHGGPPEKSPT; encoded by the coding sequence ATGGTCCGCTGGCTCGTCCGCCTCGTCCGCGGCCGCATCGCAGTGAAGCTCACCCTGACCCTGGTGGGCTTCGTCGCCGTCACCGTCTTCGCCGCCGATCTCTATCTGAGCCGGGCCCTCCAGGCCTTCGCGGTGGAGTCGCTGGAGACCCGGCTGGAGCTGGCCGCGCGCCTCCTGCACGACGAGGCCCGGGCCGTCGCCGCCGGCCGCGCGGCGCCCGCCATGCGCGCCTTCGCGCTGCGGGCGGCGCGCCCCACCGCAGCGCGGGTGACGCTCGTCGCCCCGGACGGAACCGTCCTCGCGGACTCCGAGGTCGAGCCCGGCGACCTGGCGCGGCTCGAGAACCACGGGAGCCGGCCAGAGGTCCGCGAGGCCCTGCGCGGTCGCCCCGGCCGCGACCTGCGCACGAGCGCCACCCTCGGAGCCCCGCTGCTCTATGTCGCCATCCCGGTCGGTGAGCCCGGCCGCGTGAGCGCCGTCCTCCGCCTCGCGCTGCCGCTGCCCGAGGTGACGGCCTCCTTCGCCGCGCTGTACCGGATCATGGCCGCCGGGGCGCTCGTCACGCTGGCCGTGGCCGCCGGCATCGGCCTCTTCGTCGCCGGACGGGTCACCCGCCCGCTCATCGAGATGCAGTCCATCGCCCGGCGGATGGCCGAGGGCGACTCGGCGCTGCGCGCTCCGGCGCGCTCGCCGGATGAGATCGGCGCGCTCGGCCGGGCGCTGAACCGCATGATGGCGGGGCTCACCGAGAGGCTCGAGGCGCTCGAGGCGGAGCGGGCGAAGGTCACGGCCATCCTCGAGGGGATGGTCGAGGGCGTCATGGCGGTGGACGGCCAGGGATGCATCCTCTGGATGAACGAGCGGGCGCGTGTCCTGGCCGGTGTCGGGGCCGGGCCGGTCGAGGGCAGGCCGCTCCTGGAGGCGGTCCGCAACGCGGATCTCCACGAGATCGCCCGGGAGGCCCGCGCGGCGGCCGAGGGCGTGGGGCTCCACCGCGAGCTGCGCCTCAGCCGGCTCCCGGCCCGCAGCCTCCAGGTCACCGCGGTGCCGCTGCGGCTCGGGGCCGGGGCGCCGGCTGTGGTGATGGTCTTCCACGATGTCACCGAGCTGCGCCGGCTCGAGCAGGTCCGCACGGAGTTCATCGCCAACGTGTCCCACGAGATGCGGACGCCCCTGACCGCGATCCACGGCTACCTCGAGACGCTCCTCGATGGTGGGCTGGACGACACCGAGCATGCGCGCGAATTCCTGAAGATCGCCCATCGGCACACCGAGAGGCTCGGCCGGCTGCTCGCGGATCTCACGGACCTGTCGAACATCGAGCTGGGGAGGGTCTCGCTTCACCTGGCGCCGGTGGCGCTGGGAGACGTCGTCGAGTCGGTGTTCGGCATCATCGGCCCGAAGGCTCGGGCCGGGCGTGTCCCGTTGGGCGTCCGGCTGCCGGCCGACCTGCCGCTGGTTCGGGCGGATCGGGATCGGCTCGCCCAGGTTCTGCTCAACCTCGTGGACAATGCGGTGAAGTACAGCGCCGCGGACGGGCGCGTGACGGTGGAGGCGGCGGCGACCGTGGAAGGGATGGTCGCCGTGACGGTCTCGGACACCGGCATCGGCATCCCGCCGGCTGATCTCCCCCGCATCACGGAGCGCTTCTACCGGGTGGACAGGGCGCGTTCGCGCGAGCTGGGCGGGACGGGGCTCGGGCTTGCCATCGTGAAGCACCTGGTGCAGGCCCACGGCGGCGAGCTTCGCATCGACAGTCGGCCCGGCGAGGGGACGGTGGTCGTCTTCACGCTGCCGACCAGCCCGGAAGGTGCGTCAATCCCTCAGGACGACATCGGTCAGGAGATCGATGCGGCCGAAGGAGGCCATGGCGGCCCCCCGGAGAAGTCGCCCACGTAG
- a CDS encoding response regulator transcription factor — protein MPQEILVVEDEPDIRKLIVLHLERSGFRCRTAATGPEALSAARGRPPHLVVLDLMLPELDGLEVCRRLRADPATERIPIVMLTARADEIDRVVGLELGADDYVAKPFSPKELVARVRAVLRRAEPQETGRVLMAGRVRLDAGRHGVEVDGQPVELTPKEFDLLQALLGSAGRVLSREHLLNGVWGYARADEIESRTVDVHVRRLRAKLGGEGRRIVTVKGIGYRLDPD, from the coding sequence ATGCCTCAGGAGATCCTCGTCGTGGAGGACGAGCCGGACATCCGAAAGCTGATCGTGCTGCACCTGGAGCGAAGCGGGTTCCGGTGCCGGACGGCCGCCACCGGTCCCGAGGCCCTGAGCGCGGCCAGGGGCCGGCCGCCCCATCTGGTCGTCCTCGACCTCATGCTCCCTGAGCTCGACGGCCTCGAGGTGTGCCGCCGCCTCCGCGCCGACCCGGCGACCGAGCGCATCCCGATTGTCATGCTGACGGCGCGCGCGGACGAGATCGACCGGGTGGTCGGGCTCGAGCTGGGGGCCGACGACTACGTCGCGAAGCCCTTCTCGCCGAAGGAGCTGGTGGCCCGGGTCCGCGCGGTGCTGCGGCGGGCGGAGCCCCAGGAGACCGGGCGGGTGCTGATGGCCGGCAGGGTGCGGCTGGACGCGGGGCGCCACGGGGTGGAGGTCGATGGACAGCCGGTGGAGCTGACCCCGAAGGAGTTCGACCTGCTCCAGGCCCTTCTCGGGTCGGCGGGGCGGGTGCTCTCGCGCGAGCATCTGCTGAACGGGGTCTGGGGCTATGCGCGGGCCGACGAGATCGAGTCCCGCACCGTGGACGTCCACGTGAGACGGCTCCGGGCCAAGCTCGGCGGCGAGGGCCGACGCATCGTCACCGTCAAGGGCATCGGCTACCGGCTCGACCCCGACTGA
- a CDS encoding indolepyruvate ferredoxin oxidoreductase has product MDTGWSQAEVVALGVEAVAYAAFDAGIKAVFGYPGTPSTEGFERAELLIRAENAGRRAHWAANEKVAYELGLGVSYAGYRTLVTMKHVGLNVAMDAFVNSALTGVQGGFVLLVADDPGMHSSQNEQDSRYLADFAHVPCLEPATGQEAYDYTREAYGLSERLKLPVMLRLVTRLAHCRGSVARRAPDPVSSVGLPHPSEVPGWILAPANARAQYQRLKQKLGPLLAEISPYNRLVPGAARRGLALAGLGRALFFELAREAPRLLDWPRLEVSGLPLGADLIDRFLGQADEIFVFEEDYPYVEDLLRNHAAGVAVHGRRDRTLSPTGELSASQVRDVLGIEHPAGKAPVTLSVPPRPPRFCEGCGHVDAVVALKEALGRVGAAGTRIFGDIGCYALAAGAPYDAMHACVEMGASVGMALGAAFAGLQPGVAVIGDSTFVHSGLPGFTSFARARANLTLLIMDNRATGMTGQQPVETVDSLERIVTGLGMDPAHVHTIVPLARRHADNAAVIEAALRHEGPSVVICRRECVQASRKGVNREHDLSVREAARG; this is encoded by the coding sequence ATGGACACCGGATGGAGTCAGGCCGAGGTCGTCGCGCTCGGTGTCGAGGCCGTCGCCTATGCGGCCTTCGACGCCGGCATCAAGGCCGTGTTCGGCTATCCGGGCACGCCGTCCACCGAGGGCTTCGAGCGCGCGGAGCTCTTGATCCGCGCCGAGAATGCCGGGCGCAGGGCGCACTGGGCCGCCAACGAGAAGGTCGCCTACGAGCTCGGCCTCGGGGTGAGCTACGCCGGCTACCGCACGCTCGTGACCATGAAGCACGTGGGGCTCAACGTGGCCATGGACGCCTTCGTGAACTCGGCGCTCACCGGGGTGCAGGGCGGCTTCGTGCTGCTGGTGGCCGACGACCCCGGCATGCATAGCAGCCAGAACGAGCAGGACAGCCGCTACCTGGCCGACTTCGCCCATGTCCCGTGTCTCGAGCCCGCGACAGGGCAGGAGGCCTACGACTACACCCGGGAGGCCTATGGCCTCTCCGAGCGCCTGAAGCTGCCGGTGATGCTGCGGCTGGTCACGCGACTGGCGCATTGTCGCGGGAGCGTGGCGCGTCGCGCCCCGGATCCTGTGTCGAGCGTCGGCTTGCCCCATCCATCGGAGGTCCCCGGCTGGATCCTGGCGCCCGCCAATGCCCGCGCCCAGTACCAGAGGCTCAAGCAGAAGCTCGGGCCGCTCCTGGCCGAGATCTCCCCCTACAACCGGCTCGTCCCGGGGGCCGCGCGTCGCGGGCTGGCCCTCGCGGGGCTCGGCCGGGCGCTCTTCTTCGAGCTGGCCCGCGAGGCCCCCCGGCTCCTCGACTGGCCGCGGCTCGAGGTGAGCGGCCTGCCCCTCGGCGCCGATCTCATCGACCGCTTCCTCGGGCAAGCCGACGAGATCTTCGTCTTCGAGGAGGACTACCCGTACGTCGAGGACCTGCTGCGCAACCACGCGGCCGGCGTGGCCGTGCACGGCCGGCGGGACCGGACCCTCTCGCCGACGGGGGAACTGAGCGCCTCGCAGGTGCGCGATGTGCTCGGGATCGAGCACCCGGCGGGCAAGGCCCCCGTGACGCTGTCCGTGCCGCCGCGCCCTCCACGCTTCTGCGAGGGTTGCGGCCACGTGGACGCTGTCGTGGCCCTCAAGGAGGCTCTCGGGCGCGTGGGGGCCGCCGGGACGCGTATCTTCGGCGACATCGGCTGCTACGCCCTGGCCGCCGGGGCCCCCTACGACGCCATGCACGCCTGCGTCGAGATGGGCGCCTCCGTGGGCATGGCGCTGGGAGCCGCCTTCGCCGGTCTCCAGCCGGGGGTGGCGGTGATCGGCGACTCCACCTTCGTCCACTCCGGGCTCCCCGGCTTCACCTCCTTCGCCCGGGCCAGGGCCAACCTGACGCTCCTCATCATGGACAACCGCGCCACCGGCATGACCGGCCAGCAGCCGGTCGAGACCGTGGACAGCCTCGAGCGGATCGTCACGGGACTCGGCATGGACCCGGCCCACGTGCACACGATCGTGCCGCTGGCGAGGCGCCATGCCGACAACGCCGCCGTGATCGAGGCGGCCCTGCGCCACGAGGGGCCCAGCGTGGTCATCTGCCGCCGGGAATGCGTCCAGGCCTCCCGCAAGGGCGTCAACCGCGAGCATGATCTGTCCGTGCGGGAAGCCGCCCGTGGCTGA
- a CDS encoding 2-oxoacid:acceptor oxidoreductase family protein codes for MADLAHDPCRLILVGVGGQGTLTLAQMIMEVARRSGYQALQSEIHGMSQRGGTVYAYLSLSRDAILTPAAMEASSHLLIALEPLEALRYLPFLRSDALLFVSREPVRTLPDYPDEGKLLAALEAVPGVRLVDTVALAERLRFKQAGGMALLGLAARCLPFGDEVWRRVIAERFGPGTPVTEKNLQAFAHGLG; via the coding sequence GTGGCTGACCTGGCCCACGATCCCTGTCGCCTGATCCTGGTCGGGGTCGGCGGCCAGGGAACGCTGACGCTGGCGCAGATGATCATGGAGGTGGCCCGGCGCTCGGGCTACCAGGCGCTGCAGTCCGAGATCCACGGGATGAGCCAGCGCGGCGGGACGGTCTACGCCTATCTGAGCCTCTCGCGGGACGCGATCCTCACGCCGGCCGCCATGGAAGCCTCGAGCCACCTCCTGATCGCGCTGGAGCCGCTGGAGGCGCTCCGCTATCTCCCCTTCCTCCGGAGCGACGCGCTCCTCTTCGTGTCGCGGGAGCCGGTCCGGACATTGCCCGACTACCCCGACGAGGGCAAGCTCCTCGCCGCCCTCGAGGCCGTCCCGGGAGTGAGGCTGGTGGACACCGTGGCCCTGGCAGAGCGCCTGCGCTTCAAGCAGGCCGGCGGCATGGCGCTGCTGGGCCTGGCCGCCCGCTGCCTGCCCTTCGGCGACGAGGTGTGGCGCCGCGTCATCGCCGAGCGCTTCGGCCCCGGAACGCCCGTCACGGAGAAGAACCTCCAGGCCTTCGCCCACGGGCTCGGGTGA